The following are encoded in a window of Sphaerisporangium siamense genomic DNA:
- a CDS encoding phosphotriesterase family protein, which yields MSRVNTVLGPIPAEELGLVAVHEHIGYGMPGSELDTKWWKTPEQRYEETVPKLRRFREHGGGTFVDATGICNGRDVDYYRSLSAKTGVHIVASTGFVGGDTALPHFARASVEYLAAQFVHEITAGIGGTGGRAGIIKVGVSRGGRMTDLDKRIYRAAARAAVATGVPVLTHLAIDAENAIPIFAAEGLPLDRVLFGHVDDGVNAGKTRDTWIAEQGGRVGFDTFGYETELEDPPFWARPRKERLDHFLRFIGQGHLDKVLASADANCSPLGWPGVKGHTVNYIFTDLIPDLRGAGLDEAAIKTIFVDNPADFLTIRN from the coding sequence GTGTCGAGAGTGAACACCGTCCTCGGGCCGATCCCGGCCGAAGAACTGGGTCTCGTGGCCGTCCACGAGCACATCGGGTACGGCATGCCCGGCTCGGAACTGGACACCAAGTGGTGGAAGACCCCCGAGCAGCGGTACGAGGAGACCGTCCCGAAGCTGCGCCGGTTCCGTGAGCACGGCGGCGGCACGTTCGTCGACGCGACCGGCATCTGCAACGGCCGCGACGTCGACTACTACCGGTCGCTGTCCGCGAAGACCGGCGTGCACATCGTCGCGAGCACCGGCTTCGTCGGCGGCGACACCGCGCTGCCGCACTTCGCCCGGGCGAGCGTGGAATACCTGGCCGCGCAGTTCGTCCACGAGATCACCGCCGGCATCGGCGGCACCGGCGGTCGCGCCGGCATCATCAAGGTCGGCGTGAGCCGCGGCGGCCGCATGACGGATCTGGACAAGCGCATCTACCGCGCCGCCGCCCGCGCCGCCGTGGCCACCGGCGTACCCGTCCTGACCCATCTCGCGATCGACGCCGAGAACGCGATCCCCATTTTCGCGGCGGAGGGCCTCCCGCTCGACCGCGTCCTGTTCGGGCACGTCGACGACGGCGTGAACGCCGGCAAGACCCGCGACACCTGGATCGCCGAGCAGGGCGGCCGGGTCGGGTTCGACACCTTCGGCTACGAGACCGAGCTGGAGGACCCGCCCTTCTGGGCCCGTCCGCGCAAGGAGCGGCTGGACCACTTCCTCCGGTTCATCGGCCAGGGGCACCTGGACAAGGTGCTGGCCTCGGCCGACGCCAACTGCAGCCCGCTGGGCTGGCCGGGCGTGAAGGGCCACACCGTCAACTACATCTTCACCGACCTCATCCCGGACCTGCGCGGCGCCGGGCTCGACGAGGCCGCGATCAAGACGATCTTCGTCGACAACCCCGCCGACTTCCTGACGATCCGGAACTGA
- a CDS encoding FAD-dependent monooxygenase, with amino-acid sequence MQPSDLKNLTIAVVGAGYAGAAAAKALSLLGATVGVYEQASRIREVGAGIGLRPSTMDRFRQWGIFDAIAKVSSPSDYFEILTATAGPMLKEAWPEIGTFGEKTHLIHRGDFIEALLGVLPDGMVHLGHKLERVEDEGDRATLIFANGASVTADLVVGADGIKSVVRGQLFGDGQPVFSGEHAYRAVISVDDAHGMAVDDNLRMYIGRGTKVYFLPLRHRGQVSFDITALCPDATWAPEVTKDDLLRTVEGFDERIVDITRGLDMDAVNCRAVYDIDPVDTWHSGSVVLVGDAAHSMLHHQGQGANSAILDAGALADALKEAGSVKEALARYQAVRKPVTDELQRISRQGWTEDEINDVFPGQRPASQKPASQQSPSQGSASQKAKA; translated from the coding sequence ATGCAGCCCTCAGACCTGAAGAACCTGACCATCGCCGTCGTCGGCGCGGGGTACGCCGGCGCCGCCGCGGCCAAGGCCCTGAGCCTCCTCGGCGCCACCGTCGGCGTCTACGAGCAGGCGAGCCGGATCCGCGAGGTCGGCGCCGGCATCGGCCTGCGGCCGTCCACCATGGACCGGTTCCGCCAGTGGGGGATCTTCGACGCGATCGCGAAGGTGAGCTCGCCGAGCGACTACTTCGAGATCCTCACCGCCACCGCCGGCCCGATGTTGAAGGAGGCGTGGCCGGAGATCGGCACCTTCGGCGAGAAGACCCACCTGATCCACCGCGGGGACTTCATCGAGGCCCTCCTCGGCGTGCTCCCCGACGGCATGGTGCACCTCGGACACAAGCTGGAGCGCGTCGAGGACGAGGGCGACAGGGCGACGCTGATCTTCGCCAACGGCGCGTCGGTCACCGCCGACCTGGTGGTCGGCGCCGACGGCATCAAGTCCGTCGTGCGCGGGCAGTTGTTCGGGGACGGGCAGCCGGTGTTCTCCGGCGAGCACGCCTACCGCGCGGTGATCTCCGTGGACGACGCCCACGGGATGGCCGTCGACGACAACCTCCGCATGTACATCGGCCGGGGCACCAAGGTCTACTTCCTGCCGCTGCGCCACCGCGGCCAGGTCTCGTTCGACATCACCGCCCTGTGCCCGGACGCCACCTGGGCGCCGGAGGTCACCAAGGACGACCTGCTGAGGACCGTCGAGGGCTTCGACGAGCGGATCGTGGACATCACCCGCGGCCTCGACATGGACGCCGTCAACTGCCGCGCGGTCTACGACATCGACCCGGTCGACACCTGGCACTCCGGCTCCGTCGTCCTCGTGGGCGACGCGGCCCACTCGATGCTGCACCACCAGGGCCAGGGCGCGAACTCGGCGATCCTGGACGCGGGCGCCCTCGCCGACGCCCTCAAGGAGGCCGGCTCCGTGAAGGAGGCGCTGGCGCGCTACCAGGCCGTCCGCAAGCCGGTGACCGACGAACTGCAGCGGATCTCGCGCCAGGGCTGGACCGAGGACGAGATCAACGACGTCTTCCCGGGACAGAGACCCGCGTCCCAGAAACCGGCCTCCCAGCAGTCCCCGTCCCAGGGGTCCGCGTCCCAGAAGGCGAAGGCCTGA
- a CDS encoding alpha/beta hydrolase produces the protein MPLHPDIARALATLPAPPPGPLDPVAMRAAEEAQVPPLEQRLPLHSVEDTIARTPAGEVPVRIYTPVDAEAYGLLVYFHGGAFFLGSLNTHDHVARSLAKETGLKVVSAGYRRAPEAAFPAGLQDCHAVVRWAAENGGRLAWDGTTLAVAGDSSGGTFAAAVAAMAHDEGFDRITHQVLFSPSLDLDFDADRYASLRENAVGYGLETAGLKPFNAFYLDSGADPADPLVSPIKRADLTGLPPALIVTAEHDPLRDEGELYGRRLDEAGVGATVRRYPGAGHGFVQHFSWIPAYHRVFQETAAFLRSRP, from the coding sequence ATGCCACTGCACCCCGACATCGCCCGCGCCCTCGCCACCCTGCCGGCGCCACCGCCCGGCCCGCTCGATCCGGTCGCCATGCGCGCGGCCGAGGAGGCGCAGGTCCCTCCTCTGGAGCAGCGCCTGCCGCTCCACTCGGTCGAGGACACCATCGCGCGGACCCCGGCGGGCGAGGTCCCCGTGCGGATCTACACGCCGGTGGACGCCGAGGCGTACGGCCTGCTGGTCTACTTCCACGGCGGCGCCTTCTTCCTCGGCAGCCTGAATACCCACGACCACGTGGCGCGGTCGCTGGCGAAGGAGACCGGGCTCAAGGTCGTCTCCGCCGGCTACCGCCGGGCGCCCGAGGCCGCCTTCCCCGCCGGCCTCCAGGACTGCCACGCGGTGGTGCGCTGGGCCGCCGAGAACGGCGGGCGCCTCGCATGGGACGGCACCACGCTCGCCGTCGCCGGTGACAGCTCGGGCGGCACCTTCGCCGCGGCCGTCGCCGCGATGGCCCACGACGAGGGATTCGACCGCATCACGCACCAGGTGCTCTTCTCCCCTTCGCTCGATCTGGACTTCGACGCCGACCGCTACGCCTCGTTGCGCGAGAACGCCGTCGGCTACGGCCTGGAGACGGCGGGGCTGAAGCCGTTCAACGCCTTCTACCTCGACAGCGGCGCCGACCCGGCCGATCCGCTGGTCTCGCCGATCAAACGGGCGGACCTCACCGGGCTGCCGCCCGCGCTGATCGTGACCGCGGAGCACGACCCGCTGCGTGACGAGGGCGAACTCTACGGCCGGCGCCTCGACGAGGCCGGCGTCGGCGCCACGGTGCGCCGCTATCCGGGCGCGGGGCACGGGTTCGTGCAGCACTTCTCCTGGATCCCGGCGTACCACCGCGTCTTCCAGGAGACGGCCGCCTTCCTGAGGAGCCGGCCATGA
- a CDS encoding MBL fold metallo-hydrolase yields the protein MTDVHPLVSPWGRFSLYSFFIDAPEPAIVDTGIASSPAEGMVPALQAIGRRVEDVRWILLTHGHIDHVGGARALWELTGRRARVVVHEADAPMLRSRRAHVDEYLHGRGRYLNDPDGAAKVTAAANSVISGEMEPAMLLKGGETLSLGGGVTVSVHAVPGHTPGSVAYAIDGSRSVFVGDAVQVHGAANGFPGYADPVAYRAGLRYLRDEIRPRRLYLGHPYRRADGTAYGVELDAAQAREALQASLDIEAGVGEAARRCLRDGPRETDSPYSPFAPVAERLGYTGDPALEPSPFFTSMHGYRTHFTQNS from the coding sequence ATGACGGACGTGCATCCCCTGGTCTCGCCGTGGGGCCGGTTCAGCCTGTACAGCTTCTTCATCGACGCCCCGGAGCCGGCCATCGTCGACACCGGGATCGCCTCCTCGCCCGCCGAGGGCATGGTCCCCGCGCTGCAGGCCATCGGGCGCCGCGTCGAGGACGTGCGCTGGATCCTGCTGACCCACGGTCACATCGACCACGTCGGCGGCGCCCGCGCCCTGTGGGAGCTCACCGGCCGGCGCGCGCGGGTGGTCGTCCACGAGGCCGACGCCCCGATGCTGCGCTCGCGCCGGGCGCACGTGGACGAGTACCTCCACGGCCGGGGACGCTACCTGAACGACCCCGACGGCGCGGCGAAGGTGACGGCCGCCGCGAACTCGGTCATCTCCGGCGAGATGGAGCCGGCCATGCTGCTCAAGGGCGGCGAGACCCTCTCGCTCGGCGGCGGCGTCACCGTCTCCGTCCACGCGGTCCCCGGCCACACGCCCGGATCGGTGGCCTATGCGATCGACGGCTCGCGCTCGGTGTTCGTCGGCGACGCCGTCCAGGTCCACGGGGCGGCCAACGGCTTCCCCGGCTACGCGGACCCGGTCGCGTACCGCGCCGGCCTGCGGTACCTGCGCGACGAGATCCGCCCGCGGCGGCTGTACCTCGGGCACCCGTACCGCCGCGCGGACGGCACGGCGTACGGCGTCGAGCTCGACGCCGCCCAAGCCCGGGAGGCGCTCCAGGCGAGCCTGGACATCGAGGCCGGCGTCGGCGAGGCGGCCCGCCGCTGCCTCCGGGACGGTCCGCGGGAGACGGACTCGCCGTACTCCCCGTTCGCCCCCGTCGCCGAGAGGCTCGGCTACACCGGCGACCCGGCGCTCGAACCGTCGCCGTTCTTCACGTCGATGCACGGCTACCGCACGCACTTCACCCAGAACTCGTGA
- a CDS encoding CocE/NonD family hydrolase — translation MAEFQTIQAGERTIAVRKDLRVPMRDGVTLAVDAYHGTEDKPRPALVAMSAYGKELQALALTTPPQRRPSPMWDGCIEAGDVARVVEEDYVHVIGDMRGTGDSGGVMIGNYNAGGVPQGQDLYDVIEWVAAQPWCDGNVGMIGISYFGSMQVLAAAERPPHLKAIFVSGGHFDFYETTYHGGVMWFMPRAAREGRGGDSGIAHTDVRSRMQEVHSPEELRRLVDERLRDPDVAAWPNLVHVLKYPKNREFWFDIVMNHLDGEWYEERNPIRLAENIDIPVYLQIDQGRGWTVDGHIELFDVLKGPKKLDIGSYPPMQSRPWIEEHDKMFRWYEYWLKGIDNGVMDEPAVRVFVEGSREVVTAERWPPKEIEYRPLYLRPRHKLSPEPEPMGAEHAAPDGFYQAPLTVTDKVETVAWSTEPFEEPTELIGTGAAHLFAEIDQEDTNFILRLWDVAPNGARQLVTTGFLKASHRELDARTTEGDPYHPHTRAVPVEPGKIEEYVLRLYPFAATLLPGHRLLAELSNDEPLSDAHNSLLPPDAFHLPVGRPVTHKIHRDATHRSRLVLPFTKRAAAGSG, via the coding sequence ATGGCCGAATTCCAGACGATCCAGGCGGGCGAGCGGACGATCGCCGTCCGCAAGGATCTGCGGGTGCCGATGCGCGACGGGGTCACCCTCGCCGTGGACGCCTACCACGGCACGGAGGACAAGCCGCGGCCGGCGTTGGTCGCGATGAGCGCCTACGGCAAGGAACTGCAGGCCCTGGCCCTGACCACACCGCCGCAGCGTCGCCCGAGCCCGATGTGGGACGGCTGCATCGAGGCCGGTGACGTCGCGCGCGTCGTCGAGGAAGATTACGTCCACGTCATCGGGGACATGCGCGGCACCGGCGACTCCGGCGGCGTGATGATCGGCAACTACAACGCCGGTGGCGTTCCGCAGGGTCAGGACCTGTACGACGTCATCGAATGGGTCGCCGCGCAGCCGTGGTGCGACGGGAACGTCGGCATGATCGGCATCTCCTACTTCGGGTCGATGCAGGTGCTCGCCGCCGCCGAGCGGCCGCCGCACCTGAAGGCGATCTTCGTCAGCGGCGGGCATTTCGACTTCTACGAGACCACCTACCACGGCGGCGTCATGTGGTTCATGCCGCGGGCCGCCCGCGAGGGGCGCGGCGGCGACTCCGGCATCGCGCACACCGACGTGCGGTCCCGCATGCAGGAGGTCCACTCCCCGGAGGAGCTCAGGAGGCTCGTCGACGAGCGGCTCCGGGACCCGGACGTGGCCGCGTGGCCGAACCTCGTGCACGTGCTGAAGTACCCGAAGAACCGCGAGTTCTGGTTCGACATCGTGATGAACCACCTCGACGGGGAGTGGTACGAGGAGCGCAACCCCATCAGGCTGGCCGAGAACATCGACATCCCGGTCTACCTGCAGATCGACCAGGGACGCGGCTGGACCGTGGACGGCCACATCGAGCTGTTCGACGTGCTGAAGGGTCCGAAGAAGCTGGACATCGGCTCCTACCCGCCGATGCAGTCGCGCCCCTGGATCGAGGAGCACGACAAGATGTTCCGCTGGTACGAGTACTGGCTCAAGGGCATCGACAACGGCGTCATGGACGAACCCGCCGTGCGCGTCTTCGTGGAGGGCTCGCGCGAGGTGGTCACCGCGGAACGGTGGCCGCCGAAGGAGATCGAGTACAGGCCGCTGTACCTGCGCCCGCGCCACAAGCTCTCCCCGGAGCCGGAGCCGATGGGCGCCGAGCACGCCGCCCCGGACGGCTTCTACCAGGCGCCGCTGACGGTGACCGACAAGGTGGAGACCGTCGCCTGGAGCACCGAGCCGTTCGAGGAGCCCACGGAGCTCATCGGCACCGGTGCGGCGCACCTGTTCGCCGAGATCGACCAGGAGGACACGAACTTCATCCTGCGCCTGTGGGACGTCGCCCCGAACGGCGCCCGCCAACTGGTCACCACCGGCTTCCTCAAGGCGTCACACCGCGAACTGGACGCCCGGACCACCGAAGGCGACCCGTACCACCCGCATACCCGGGCCGTCCCGGTGGAACCCGGAAAGATCGAGGAGTACGTCCTGCGCCTCTACCCGTTCGCGGCCACGCTCCTCCCCGGCCACCGCCTCCTGGCCGAACTGTCCAACGACGAACCCCTGTCCGACGCCCACAACTCCTTGCTCCCCCCGGACGCCTTCCACCTCCCGGTGGGCCGCCCCGTCACCCACAAGATCCACCGCGACGCCACCCATCGGTCCCGGCTCGTCCTGCCGTTCACGAAGCGCGCCGCGGCGGGGAGCGGGTGA
- a CDS encoding cytochrome P450 codes for MTGEPDRDETWPDIVPGPLGTPSPELARRRESGPLAPATMPSGDRVPVAVGYDDVRAVLAAPTSSRNLRSPGMPRMVSGTAMDDDPVSLINQDPPEHTRYRRILSGTFTPRRTEPWRPRIAAIARSLLDGLGDGFDLVQAYAMRIPGQVICELLGVPEGHHEQFIRWTAMFLTTSTDTEQARYQGYTDLLAYSAELVARHRREPGDDLVDLLIQARDEEDRLTEAEVVNAVYSLITAGYETTAAMISRGVLRLLLHPAQWAELVAAPALSATAVEEVLRYDGPPANPFMRRMTRDTDIPGGTLPEGAVVLPLMSAANHDPRAFPDPSRLDIHRFDDHSPRAHLAFGHGPHRCLGAALAKVELTEAVRALAVRRPALRLATPPESIPWTDGLVLRPLTLHVTSAG; via the coding sequence ATGACCGGCGAACCTGACCGAGACGAGACGTGGCCGGACATCGTTCCCGGCCCCCTGGGGACGCCGTCCCCGGAGCTCGCCCGCAGGCGGGAGTCGGGGCCGCTGGCGCCCGCGACCATGCCCAGCGGCGACCGCGTCCCGGTCGCCGTCGGATACGACGACGTGCGGGCCGTGCTGGCCGCGCCCACCTCCAGCCGTAACCTGCGATCACCAGGGATGCCCCGGATGGTGAGCGGCACCGCCATGGACGACGACCCGGTGTCCCTGATCAACCAGGATCCGCCCGAACACACCCGCTACCGCCGCATCCTGTCCGGCACGTTCACCCCGCGCAGGACCGAGCCGTGGCGGCCCCGCATCGCCGCGATCGCGCGGTCGCTCCTGGACGGCCTCGGCGACGGGTTCGACCTGGTCCAGGCGTACGCGATGCGGATCCCCGGCCAGGTCATCTGTGAGCTGCTGGGCGTGCCGGAGGGCCACCACGAGCAGTTCATCCGGTGGACCGCCATGTTCCTCACCACGTCCACGGACACCGAACAGGCCCGCTACCAGGGCTACACCGACCTGCTGGCCTACTCCGCCGAGCTGGTCGCCCGGCACCGCCGCGAACCGGGCGACGACCTGGTCGACCTGCTCATCCAGGCCAGGGACGAGGAGGACCGGCTGACGGAGGCCGAAGTGGTGAACGCCGTGTACTCGCTCATCACGGCGGGGTACGAGACGACGGCGGCGATGATCTCCCGTGGCGTCCTGCGGCTGCTCCTGCACCCCGCCCAGTGGGCCGAGCTGGTCGCGGCTCCCGCATTGTCGGCCACCGCCGTGGAGGAGGTCCTGCGGTACGACGGCCCGCCCGCCAACCCCTTCATGCGCCGGATGACGCGGGACACCGACATCCCCGGCGGCACCCTTCCCGAGGGCGCCGTCGTCCTGCCGCTCATGAGCGCGGCCAACCACGACCCGCGCGCGTTCCCCGACCCGTCGAGGTTAGACATCCACCGCTTCGACGACCACTCTCCCCGCGCTCATCTGGCCTTCGGGCACGGTCCGCACCGGTGCCTCGGCGCCGCCCTGGCGAAGGTCGAGCTGACCGAGGCCGTCAGGGCCCTGGCCGTCAGGCGCCCGGCCCTGCGCCTGGCCACCCCGCCCGAGTCGATCCCCTGGACCGACGGCCTGGTCCTGCGCCCGCTCACCCTGCACGTCACCTCGGCCGGATAG
- a CDS encoding cupin domain-containing protein translates to MTDKVPLAALVTEQLELARGASSGRSAKTVYGGHERSLRQTLLALDAGRRLGEHDNPGEATLHVLRGRVRLSTGDASWDGSAGDLLIVPDARHDLEAIEPAVVLLTAVPGRPPRHDP, encoded by the coding sequence ATGACCGACAAGGTGCCGTTGGCAGCGCTGGTCACCGAGCAGCTCGAACTCGCGCGCGGCGCGTCGAGCGGGCGCAGCGCGAAGACCGTGTACGGCGGGCACGAGCGCTCGCTCCGCCAGACGCTGCTCGCGCTCGACGCCGGACGGCGGCTCGGCGAGCACGACAACCCCGGCGAGGCCACGCTGCACGTCCTGCGCGGACGGGTCCGGCTGAGCACGGGCGACGCCTCCTGGGACGGCTCGGCCGGCGACCTGCTGATCGTCCCCGACGCCCGCCACGACCTGGAGGCGATCGAGCCGGCCGTGGTGCTCCTCACCGCCGTCCCCGGCCGCCCGCCCCGGCACGACCCTTGA
- a CDS encoding VOC family protein, with translation MTDISALGYVRVRATDLDAWRAFAFDTIGFAEGAGPESDALYLRMDERHARIVLLPGEEDRVEAIGWEVRDHLALRRVQEAVEAAGVATKPLSLEDADLRRIEAGIAFETPGGTRLEIFHGPALDHSPLGTKFGNRFVSGELGMGHAVVPVRDLEADYRFYAETLGFLPRGGFRLPAPPEYGPVRIRFMGVNARHHSLAIMPTPDLKAPALVHIMVECETLDEVGQALDRVMAKGYHLSSTLGRHTNDKMVSFYVRTPGGWDLEVGCEGMLVDETSYTAEEITADSYWGHKWDWS, from the coding sequence ATGACCGACATCAGTGCGCTCGGCTACGTGCGCGTCCGGGCGACCGACCTGGACGCATGGCGCGCGTTCGCCTTCGACACCATCGGCTTCGCCGAAGGCGCCGGGCCGGAATCCGACGCCCTGTACCTGCGCATGGACGAGCGGCACGCCCGCATCGTGCTGCTGCCCGGCGAGGAGGACCGGGTAGAGGCCATCGGATGGGAGGTTCGCGACCACCTGGCGCTGCGGCGGGTCCAGGAGGCCGTCGAGGCGGCGGGAGTGGCGACGAAGCCGTTGTCGCTGGAGGACGCGGACCTCCGCCGGATCGAGGCGGGGATCGCCTTCGAGACTCCGGGCGGGACCCGGCTGGAGATCTTCCACGGTCCCGCGCTGGACCACAGCCCGCTCGGGACGAAGTTCGGCAACCGCTTCGTCAGCGGCGAGCTCGGCATGGGCCACGCGGTGGTGCCGGTGCGGGACCTGGAGGCCGACTACCGGTTCTACGCCGAGACCCTCGGCTTCCTGCCCCGCGGCGGGTTCCGCCTGCCGGCGCCGCCCGAGTACGGCCCGGTCCGGATCCGGTTCATGGGGGTCAACGCCCGCCACCACAGCCTGGCGATCATGCCGACCCCCGACCTCAAGGCGCCGGCGCTGGTGCACATCATGGTCGAGTGCGAGACCCTCGACGAGGTCGGCCAGGCCCTCGACCGCGTCATGGCGAAGGGCTACCACCTCTCTTCGACGCTGGGCCGGCACACCAACGACAAGATGGTCTCCTTCTACGTGCGCACCCCCGGCGGGTGGGACCTGGAGGTCGGCTGCGAAGGGATGCTCGTCGACGAGACCTCCTACACCGCCGAGGAGATCACCGCTGACAGCTACTGGGGTCACAAGTGGGACTGGAGCTGA
- a CDS encoding acyl-CoA dehydrogenase family protein, producing MAHEVVSRVEEIAGRLAAVADETERLGKLADESVKLIREAGVMRLLQPTDFGGYAAHPRDFAEAVMAVAKACGSTGWVCGVGGVHPWEMALCDRKLQQEVWGSDPNTWIASPYMPSGVATPTDGGYILKGRWQFSSGTDHCDWIFLGALLGDAEGRPAQPMKAMHVVLPRSDYTIVEDSWDVIGLRGTGSKDVIVDGAFIPAYRTIDAEEVAAGDLAAERAGRTETVYRLPFWSMFPLGITSAVVGICEGALAAHLDYQRDRVMAAGTKVKDDPYTLFAISEAASEIQASRLQLLDGISRLYDLADSGKPITFEDRAVVRRNQIRCAWRAVSAVDEIFARSGGNAVRRGNPMQRFWRDAHVGLQHAIHIPGSAYHATAQIQMGVEPQGALRLMI from the coding sequence GGCAAGCTGGCCGACGAGAGCGTCAAGCTGATCCGCGAGGCCGGGGTGATGCGGCTGCTGCAGCCGACCGACTTCGGGGGGTACGCCGCGCACCCGCGGGACTTCGCCGAGGCCGTGATGGCGGTGGCCAAGGCGTGCGGCTCGACCGGCTGGGTGTGCGGGGTCGGCGGCGTGCACCCGTGGGAGATGGCCTTGTGCGACCGGAAACTGCAGCAGGAGGTGTGGGGTTCCGACCCCAACACGTGGATCGCCTCGCCGTACATGCCGAGCGGCGTGGCGACGCCGACCGACGGCGGGTACATCCTGAAGGGCCGCTGGCAGTTCTCCTCGGGCACCGACCACTGCGACTGGATCTTCCTCGGCGCGCTGCTCGGGGACGCCGAGGGCAGGCCGGCGCAGCCGATGAAGGCCATGCACGTGGTGCTGCCCCGCTCCGACTACACGATCGTCGAGGACTCCTGGGACGTCATCGGGCTGCGCGGCACCGGCAGCAAGGACGTCATCGTCGACGGCGCGTTCATCCCCGCCTACCGGACGATCGACGCCGAGGAGGTCGCGGCGGGTGATCTCGCGGCCGAGCGGGCCGGCCGTACCGAGACGGTGTACAGGCTGCCGTTCTGGTCGATGTTCCCGCTGGGCATCACCTCGGCGGTGGTCGGCATCTGTGAGGGAGCGCTCGCCGCGCACCTGGACTACCAGCGTGACCGGGTGATGGCCGCCGGCACGAAGGTGAAGGACGACCCGTACACGCTGTTCGCCATCTCCGAGGCCGCCTCCGAGATCCAGGCCTCGCGGCTGCAACTGCTCGACGGCATCAGCCGGCTCTACGACCTGGCCGACTCCGGCAAGCCGATCACCTTCGAGGACCGGGCCGTGGTCCGGCGCAACCAGATCCGCTGCGCCTGGCGGGCGGTCTCGGCGGTCGACGAGATCTTCGCGCGCTCCGGCGGCAACGCCGTGCGCCGCGGCAACCCGATGCAGCGGTTCTGGCGCGACGCGCACGTGGGATTGCAGCACGCCATCCACATCCCGGGCAGCGCCTACCACGCGACGGCCCAGATCCAGATGGGCGTCGAGCCGCAGGGCGCGCTGCGCCTGATGATCTGA